In Paracoccus aminophilus JCM 7686, a single window of DNA contains:
- the glpX gene encoding class II fructose-bisphosphatase yields the protein MPSTDFNDRMLSLGLARVSEAAAHASARLIGRGDEKAADQAAVNAMREQLNLLDIKGVVVIGEGERDEAPMLYIGEEVGSGNGPEVDIALDPLEGTTLTAKDMPNALTVIAMAPRGTLLHAPDVYMDKLAIGPGYPKDIVNLEMTPSERVHALAKARGVAASDITCCILERPRHEDLVEEVRSTGAGIRLITDGDVAGVIHVAEAELTGIDMYMGSGGAPEGVLAASALKCMGGQMWGRLLFRNDDERGRAHKAGITDLNRIYSRDELVTADVIFAATGVTNGSIVQGVKRQPHYLQTETILMRSKTGSIRRMIYRNPIR from the coding sequence ATGCCCTCCACCGATTTCAATGACCGGATGCTCTCTCTCGGGCTTGCCCGTGTCAGTGAGGCTGCTGCTCATGCCTCGGCCCGCCTGATCGGGCGAGGCGATGAAAAGGCGGCCGATCAGGCGGCCGTCAATGCGATGCGCGAACAGCTCAACCTGCTCGACATCAAGGGCGTCGTCGTCATTGGCGAGGGCGAGCGCGACGAGGCGCCGATGCTTTACATTGGCGAAGAGGTCGGCTCGGGCAATGGCCCCGAGGTTGATATCGCGCTGGATCCGCTGGAAGGCACGACGCTGACCGCCAAGGACATGCCGAATGCGCTGACCGTGATCGCCATGGCGCCGCGCGGCACGCTGCTGCACGCGCCCGACGTCTATATGGACAAGCTCGCCATCGGCCCGGGCTATCCCAAGGACATCGTCAACCTTGAAATGACGCCCTCCGAGCGCGTTCATGCTTTGGCCAAAGCGCGCGGCGTTGCTGCCAGCGACATCACCTGCTGCATTCTCGAACGTCCGCGCCACGAAGATCTGGTCGAGGAAGTGCGTTCGACCGGCGCGGGGATCCGTCTGATCACCGATGGCGATGTCGCGGGCGTGATCCATGTCGCCGAGGCCGAGCTGACTGGGATCGACATGTATATGGGCTCGGGCGGCGCTCCTGAGGGCGTTCTGGCGGCCTCGGCGCTCAAATGCATGGGCGGGCAGATGTGGGGGCGGCTTCTGTTCCGTAACGATGATGAGCGCGGCCGCGCCCATAAGGCGGGCATCACCGATCTCAACCGCATCTATTCGCGCGATGAGCTGGTGACGGCCGATGTGATCTTTGCCGCGACCGGCGTGACCAATGGCTCGATCGTGCAGGGCGTCAAGCGTCAGCCTCATTACCTCCAGACCGAGACCATTCTCATGCGTTCTAAAACCGGCTCGATCCGCCGCATGATCTATCGCAACCCGATCCGCTGA
- a CDS encoding BolA family protein, which produces MIADEMRARLSALDPQILEIIDESEGHRGHSGFRDGGESHFRIRISSPRFAGLSRIARHRLIHETLGDIVPRIHALALELHEI; this is translated from the coding sequence ATGATTGCCGACGAGATGCGGGCACGGCTATCGGCGCTCGATCCGCAAATACTGGAAATCATTGATGAAAGCGAGGGGCATCGCGGGCACTCCGGCTTTCGCGACGGCGGTGAGAGCCATTTCCGCATCCGTATCTCGAGCCCGCGTTTTGCCGGGTTAAGCCGGATTGCACGACACCGGCTGATCCATGAGACGCTTGGTGATATCGTGCCGCGAATCCATGCCCTCGCGCTTGAACTCCATGAAATCTGA
- a CDS encoding DnaJ domain-containing protein: MSKSDPFAFDISAASDKKRRAKGRRGMSGAFETSTRRCDKAGCEEPGQYRAPKSPRNLEDFFWFCKEHVREYNLNWNYFQGQSEEEFQEFLDNATVWDRPTKPFGRAAQDQKWARHGIDDPLEILGANGTNPEVRAKMNLRKLPPTERKALEILEAKDSWTRAEIRKQYKSLVKDLHPDMNGGDRSDEDRLQEVVWAWDQIKESRSFRD; this comes from the coding sequence ATGAGCAAGAGCGACCCGTTCGCCTTCGATATTTCGGCCGCTTCCGACAAGAAGCGCCGGGCGAAAGGACGCCGTGGCATGTCAGGTGCTTTCGAGACCTCGACACGCCGCTGCGACAAGGCAGGCTGTGAAGAGCCAGGGCAATACCGCGCCCCGAAATCCCCGCGGAACCTCGAAGATTTCTTCTGGTTCTGCAAAGAGCATGTCCGTGAATACAATCTCAACTGGAACTATTTTCAGGGCCAGTCGGAAGAGGAATTCCAGGAATTCCTCGACAATGCCACCGTTTGGGACCGCCCGACGAAACCCTTCGGCCGCGCTGCGCAGGACCAGAAATGGGCGCGCCACGGCATCGACGACCCGCTGGAGATTCTCGGCGCCAACGGCACCAACCCCGAGGTGCGCGCCAAGATGAACCTGCGTAAACTTCCGCCAACTGAGCGCAAGGCGCTGGAAATTCTCGAAGCCAAGGACAGCTGGACCCGCGCCGAGATCCGGAAACAATACAAATCCTTGGTGAAAGACCTCCACCCGGACATGAACGGCGGCGACCGTTCGGACGAGGACCGCCTGCAAGAGGTCGTCTGGGCCTGGGATCAAATCAAGGAAAGCCGCAGCTTTCGCGACTAA
- the metK gene encoding methionine adenosyltransferase, which yields MSRQNFVFTSESVSEGHPDKVCDQISDAVLDALLTDEPNARVACETFATTNLVVIGGEIGLENKGRLHQEMENIEQIARGVIRDIGYEQEKFHWATCKVKNVLHEQSAHISQGVDKDGAGDQGIMFGYATDETPELMPAPLLYSHAILRRLAEVRKSGAEPTLGPDAKSQLSVRYENGKPVGVSSIVLSTQHKFESQTSADIRQIVEPYIREILPEGWISEETEWWVNPTGTFVIGGPDGDAGLTGRKIIVDTYGGAAPHGGGAFSGKDPTKVDRSAAYAARYLAKNVVAAGLAQRCVIQVSYAIGVAKPLSIYADTFGTGTVPEAEIEKAVTKAMDLTPRGIREHLQLNRPIYRRTAAYGHFGRAPEADGGFSWERTDLAEALKAAL from the coding sequence ATGTCCAGACAAAATTTCGTCTTCACTTCGGAATCGGTTTCCGAAGGCCACCCCGACAAGGTTTGCGATCAGATTTCCGATGCCGTGCTCGACGCACTGCTGACTGACGAACCCAACGCCCGCGTCGCCTGCGAGACCTTCGCGACAACCAATCTCGTGGTCATCGGCGGCGAGATCGGTCTGGAAAACAAGGGCCGCCTCCATCAAGAGATGGAAAACATTGAGCAAATCGCTCGCGGTGTCATCCGTGACATCGGCTATGAACAGGAAAAGTTCCACTGGGCAACCTGCAAGGTGAAGAACGTCCTGCATGAACAATCGGCCCATATCAGCCAGGGCGTCGACAAAGACGGCGCGGGCGATCAGGGCATCATGTTCGGCTATGCGACGGATGAAACGCCCGAGCTGATGCCCGCACCACTGCTCTATAGCCATGCCATCCTGCGCCGCTTGGCCGAAGTCCGGAAATCGGGCGCAGAGCCGACCCTCGGGCCGGATGCGAAATCACAGCTCTCGGTGCGCTATGAGAATGGCAAGCCGGTCGGCGTCAGCTCGATCGTGCTCTCGACCCAGCATAAATTCGAAAGCCAGACCTCTGCCGATATCCGTCAGATCGTCGAGCCCTATATCCGCGAAATCCTGCCCGAAGGCTGGATCAGCGAAGAGACTGAATGGTGGGTCAACCCGACCGGCACCTTCGTCATCGGCGGACCCGACGGCGACGCGGGCCTGACCGGGCGCAAGATCATCGTCGACACCTATGGCGGAGCCGCCCCCCATGGCGGCGGCGCATTCTCGGGCAAGGACCCGACCAAAGTCGACCGCTCGGCAGCCTATGCCGCGCGCTATCTCGCCAAAAACGTCGTGGCGGCCGGCCTCGCGCAGCGCTGCGTCATTCAGGTGAGCTATGCGATCGGCGTGGCCAAGCCGCTCTCGATCTATGCCGATACCTTCGGCACCGGCACGGTTCCTGAGGCCGAGATCGAAAAGGCCGTCACCAAAGCTATGGATCTCACCCCGCGCGGCATCCGCGAGCACCTGCAACTGAACCGCCCGATCTATCGCCGGACGGCGGCCTACGGCCATTTCGGCCGCGCCCCTGAAGCCGACGGCGGCTTCTCCTGGGAGCGCACCGATCTCGCAGAAGCCCTCAAGGCCGCGCTCTGA
- the lnt gene encoding apolipoprotein N-acyltransferase, translated as MQDQPATSRPSRQRRIALIGLDLLLGVAGAFGQAPWGLWPLAVLGLAGITWRVGHAATPRIASFRALTAGFGYFALAMSWIVEPFLVEPEIYGWMAPFALFFMALGGALFWAVPSWLAARLTSGWRARGVAFAAVIVLSDWCRGWLFTGLPWALTGHIWIDTPAAQTAALFGSTGLSALTMLAAALPVALWRGKARAPAGAVRGTILSALLIASAWFYGTTRLAAPLPPDRPEVLRLVQPNAEQRLKWDPYWSQVFFQRLVDLSAGPTADGSAPAAVIWPETAVNFLLEDAGSAPADLTRLANAPVLLGIQRREDERYFNSFVEFRRDGQIGQTYDKFHLVPFGEYTPWGDALSRLGISAFAARYGNGYTPGVGPRTLHGLGDGLPPVQVLICYEAIFSRHVIRSGPERPEWLLQITNDAWFGTVSGPWQHLAQTRLRAIESGLPMIRVANTGVSAVIDAHGNIRQEIDMNVEGRLDARLPAHLPPTLWSRTGDWPAVLAALALFLGAVLQKRGKSRKSAG; from the coding sequence ATGCAGGACCAGCCCGCCACGTCGCGGCCCTCGCGTCAGCGCCGGATTGCGCTGATCGGGCTTGACCTCCTCCTTGGGGTCGCGGGCGCGTTTGGCCAGGCCCCTTGGGGGCTCTGGCCGCTCGCGGTTCTGGGCCTCGCCGGGATCACCTGGCGTGTCGGACATGCTGCAACCCCACGAATTGCAAGCTTCCGGGCACTGACCGCAGGCTTTGGCTATTTCGCGCTGGCCATGTCCTGGATCGTCGAGCCTTTTCTCGTCGAGCCAGAGATCTATGGCTGGATGGCACCTTTCGCGCTGTTCTTCATGGCTCTGGGCGGCGCGCTCTTCTGGGCGGTGCCGAGCTGGCTTGCGGCGCGTCTGACCTCGGGCTGGCGCGCGCGCGGCGTGGCCTTTGCCGCCGTCATCGTGCTTTCCGATTGGTGCCGGGGCTGGCTTTTCACCGGCCTGCCTTGGGCGCTGACCGGCCATATCTGGATCGACACGCCCGCCGCGCAAACCGCCGCGCTCTTTGGCAGCACGGGCCTGTCGGCCCTGACCATGCTCGCCGCCGCTTTGCCAGTCGCGCTGTGGCGCGGTAAGGCGCGTGCCCCGGCCGGAGCCGTGCGCGGCACCATCCTCTCCGCCCTCCTCATCGCCAGCGCCTGGTTTTACGGCACCACGCGCCTTGCCGCGCCACTGCCCCCCGACCGCCCCGAGGTGCTGCGTCTGGTCCAGCCCAATGCCGAGCAGCGGCTGAAATGGGATCCCTATTGGAGCCAGGTCTTTTTTCAGCGGCTGGTCGATCTTTCGGCCGGTCCGACCGCAGATGGCAGCGCGCCCGCCGCCGTGATCTGGCCGGAAACTGCGGTGAACTTCCTGCTCGAAGACGCGGGCTCTGCCCCCGCCGATCTGACCCGCCTTGCCAATGCGCCGGTGCTTCTGGGCATCCAGCGCCGCGAGGATGAGCGCTATTTCAACAGCTTCGTCGAGTTCCGCCGCGACGGCCAAATCGGCCAGACCTACGACAAGTTCCACCTCGTGCCCTTCGGCGAATATACCCCTTGGGGCGACGCGCTGTCGCGGCTCGGGATCTCGGCTTTCGCGGCGCGCTATGGCAATGGCTATACGCCCGGCGTGGGCCCCCGCACGCTCCACGGGCTTGGCGATGGCCTGCCCCCGGTTCAGGTCCTGATCTGCTACGAGGCGATTTTCTCGCGCCATGTCATCCGCTCGGGCCCCGAGCGCCCGGAATGGCTGCTGCAAATCACCAATGACGCCTGGTTCGGCACGGTGTCCGGGCCGTGGCAGCATCTGGCCCAGACCCGGCTGCGCGCCATCGAATCAGGCCTGCCGATGATCCGCGTCGCCAATACCGGGGTCTCGGCGGTCATCGACGCCCATGGCAACATCCGCCAGGAAATCGACATGAATGTCGAAGGCCGCCTGGATGCCCGGCTGCCCGCTCATCTGCCGCCAACGCTCTGGAGCCGGACCGGAGACTGGCCCGCCGTCCTCGCAGCGCTTGCGCTTTTTCTCGGGGCAGTCCTTCAAAAGCGCGGAAAAAGCCGGAAATCCGCTGGTTGA
- the argS gene encoding arginine--tRNA ligase — MNLFSEIRALVLEALNKMVARGDLPEGLDMAAVAVEPPRDPAHGDMATNAAMVLAKPAAKKPRDIAEALAALLAEDPRITSAEVAGPGFLNLRLAAAEWQGVVRAALQEGRDFGRSTLGAGQKVNVEFVSANPTGPMHVGHTRGAVFGDALSALLDFAGYDVTREYYINDGGAQVDVLARSAYERYREANGLDPVIAEGLYPGDYLIPVGEKLKEKYGASLLDQPESEWLAEIREFATAEMMAMIREDLDLLGIKMDVYSSEKALYGTGRIEAAIARLQDAGLIYDGVLEPPKGKTPEDWEPREQTLFRSTLHGDDVDRPVKKSDGSWTYFAPDIAYHWDKIDRGFDLLIDVFGADHGGYVKRMTAAVKALSDGRVPLDVKLIQLVKLFKNGEPFKMSKRAGTFVTLRDVVEQAGADVTRFHMLTRKNDAALDFDFDKVLEQSKDNPVWYVQYASARVNSVLKRAAEMGVDTSDAALAGADLAKLDHAAELELAKKVAEWPRIVEIAARANEPHRIAFFLYDLASDLHSLWNRGNEDLSLRFIQEGDQAATAAKIALVRSVSVVISAGLGILGVTPATEMR; from the coding sequence ATGAACCTGTTTTCGGAAATTCGCGCGCTTGTCCTTGAGGCGCTGAACAAGATGGTGGCCAGGGGCGATCTGCCCGAGGGGCTCGATATGGCGGCGGTCGCGGTCGAACCCCCCCGAGATCCGGCGCATGGGGATATGGCCACCAATGCGGCGATGGTGCTGGCCAAGCCTGCCGCCAAAAAGCCGCGCGACATTGCCGAGGCTCTGGCCGCGCTTTTGGCTGAAGATCCGCGCATCACCTCGGCCGAAGTTGCGGGCCCGGGCTTTCTGAACCTGCGCCTTGCCGCCGCCGAATGGCAGGGCGTGGTGCGTGCCGCTTTGCAAGAGGGTCGCGATTTCGGTCGCTCGACGCTTGGCGCCGGCCAGAAGGTCAACGTCGAATTCGTCTCGGCCAACCCGACCGGCCCGATGCATGTCGGCCATACGCGCGGTGCGGTTTTTGGCGATGCGCTTTCGGCGCTTCTGGATTTCGCGGGCTATGACGTGACGCGCGAATATTACATCAATGACGGCGGCGCGCAGGTCGATGTTTTGGCGCGCTCTGCCTATGAGCGTTACCGCGAGGCCAATGGCCTTGATCCGGTCATTGCCGAGGGCCTTTATCCCGGCGATTACCTGATCCCGGTCGGTGAAAAGCTCAAAGAGAAATACGGCGCAAGCCTGCTCGATCAGCCCGAATCCGAATGGCTGGCCGAGATCCGCGAATTCGCCACCGCTGAAATGATGGCGATGATCCGCGAGGATCTCGATCTCCTTGGCATCAAGATGGATGTCTATTCCTCGGAAAAGGCGCTTTACGGCACCGGCCGGATCGAGGCCGCGATTGCGCGCCTTCAGGACGCCGGGCTGATCTATGACGGTGTGCTTGAGCCGCCGAAGGGCAAAACCCCCGAGGATTGGGAGCCGCGCGAGCAGACGCTCTTCCGCTCGACCCTGCATGGCGATGATGTGGACCGCCCGGTCAAGAAATCCGACGGCAGCTGGACCTATTTCGCCCCCGATATCGCCTATCACTGGGACAAGATCGACCGCGGCTTCGACCTGCTGATCGACGTTTTCGGCGCCGATCACGGCGGCTATGTCAAACGGATGACCGCCGCCGTGAAGGCTTTGTCGGACGGGCGCGTGCCGCTGGACGTGAAGCTGATCCAGCTCGTGAAGCTCTTCAAGAACGGCGAGCCCTTCAAGATGTCGAAGCGGGCCGGGACCTTCGTCACCCTGCGCGATGTCGTCGAGCAGGCGGGCGCGGATGTGACGCGCTTCCATATGCTCACGCGCAAGAACGACGCCGCGCTCGATTTCGATTTCGACAAGGTGCTCGAGCAGTCCAAGGACAATCCGGTCTGGTATGTGCAATATGCCAGTGCCCGGGTGAACTCGGTTCTGAAACGCGCGGCCGAGATGGGCGTCGACACCTCTGACGCGGCGCTTGCCGGGGCGGATCTTGCGAAACTCGACCATGCCGCCGAGCTGGAGCTTGCCAAGAAAGTTGCAGAATGGCCACGCATCGTCGAGATCGCGGCCCGCGCGAACGAGCCCCATCGCATTGCATTCTTCCTATATGACCTCGCTTCCGACCTGCATTCCTTGTGGAACCGCGGCAACGAAGACCTCTCGCTGCGCTTCATTCAAGAGGGCGATCAGGCAGCCACGGCGGCGAAAATTGCGCTGGTCCGTTCTGTCAGCGTTGTCATTTCGGCAGGTCTTGGTATTCTTGGGGTGACGCCTGCCACGGAAATGCGCTGA
- a CDS encoding SPOR domain-containing protein, protein MAVVDFRSGGYAGAQPRQARDYSQDQNAQQRDDSDDWSQSGHWDESRYHTDADHGLLAGDASVAGKMRRLTQYVGALVSVALMLMLAVWGYKLVVRDVSGVPIIRAIQGEARTAPEDPGGELTRNTGLAVNAVAGGARERPASQVAIAPGATALGSEDVAMGDLGATARRPSRETELPVTAPLNPVIARPDSEVRAAQIEDTTEPTGQSGLEAPGNEAVTDLAGAAAATGDINAALTEAAAAAAPPPATIVASTRPAPRPRRAVAAPAPVQQPAQVTEVAAAPAAPAAAPTQKVAPSAIASGAAMVQIGAFDSNALADGEWKRVSGKFGSLFSGKAQVIQKAETGGRTFWRLRAAGFESRDEARRFCAALIAEGIDCIPATSK, encoded by the coding sequence ATGGCAGTGGTTGATTTCCGCTCGGGCGGTTATGCTGGTGCGCAGCCCCGGCAGGCGCGCGACTATTCTCAAGATCAAAACGCGCAACAGCGCGACGACTCCGACGATTGGTCGCAGAGCGGTCATTGGGACGAATCCCGCTACCATACCGATGCCGATCACGGGCTTCTTGCCGGTGATGCCTCGGTCGCGGGCAAGATGCGACGGCTGACGCAATATGTCGGCGCGCTGGTCTCGGTCGCGCTGATGCTGATGCTCGCGGTCTGGGGCTACAAGCTCGTGGTGCGCGATGTCTCGGGCGTTCCGATCATCCGCGCGATCCAGGGCGAGGCCCGCACCGCACCCGAAGATCCGGGCGGAGAGCTGACCCGCAACACCGGCCTTGCCGTCAATGCGGTGGCTGGTGGCGCGCGCGAACGTCCCGCCTCGCAAGTCGCGATCGCACCGGGCGCCACGGCGCTTGGCAGCGAGGATGTCGCCATGGGCGATCTTGGCGCGACCGCGCGGCGTCCGTCGCGGGAAACCGAGCTGCCGGTGACGGCGCCGCTCAACCCGGTGATCGCGCGCCCCGATTCCGAAGTGCGCGCGGCCCAGATCGAAGACACCACCGAGCCGACCGGCCAAAGCGGGCTCGAAGCGCCGGGCAATGAAGCGGTCACCGATCTCGCCGGGGCCGCGGCCGCAACCGGCGACATCAATGCTGCGCTGACCGAAGCGGCGGCTGCCGCTGCCCCGCCGCCGGCGACGATCGTCGCCTCAACCCGGCCCGCACCGCGTCCGCGTCGCGCCGTGGCCGCTCCGGCCCCGGTCCAGCAACCGGCGCAGGTGACCGAAGTTGCCGCAGCTCCGGCTGCACCTGCCGCCGCACCGACCCAGAAGGTTGCCCCTTCGGCAATCGCCTCGGGCGCGGCCATGGTCCAGATCGGCGCTTTCGACAGCAACGCGCTGGCGGATGGCGAATGGAAGCGCGTTTCTGGCAAATTCGGCTCGCTCTTCTCGGGCAAGGCGCAGGTCATCCAGAAAGCCGAAACCGGCGGGCGCACCTTCTGGCGTCTGCGCGCCGCGGGCTTTGAAAGCCGCGACGAGGCTCGCCGCTTCTGTGCCGCGCTGATCGCCGAGGGCATCGACTGCATCCCGGCGACCTCGAAGTGA
- a CDS encoding glycoside hydrolase family 3 N-terminal domain-containing protein, which produces MTGATILGGIAGPDLSPEERAFFRAANPWGFILFGRNIDTPERLRRLTAELRESVGRNAPVLIDQEGGRVQRLRAPHWTEFPPPLDQAAKGERAIWLQYRLLGQELHEMGIDCNCAPGLDIAYPETHPFLRNRCFGTDAATVTRMGRAAAEGLLAAGVLPVMKHLPGHGRAHVDSHHDLPQIDTSLAELDQTDFAPFRALSDLPLAMTCHIRLTALDEAPATASAPAIRLIRERIGFDGLLMTDDIGMKALSGTAGERAAAAIRAGCDIVLSCNESIAEMEAIVAASGDLTPEAARRADAALAARRSPEPADLAALRAELAALGGIA; this is translated from the coding sequence GTGACCGGCGCGACCATCCTCGGAGGCATCGCCGGTCCCGACCTTTCCCCCGAAGAGCGCGCCTTCTTTCGTGCCGCCAACCCCTGGGGCTTCATCCTCTTCGGCCGCAATATCGACACGCCCGAGCGCCTGCGCCGCCTGACGGCAGAGCTGCGCGAAAGCGTCGGGCGCAATGCCCCCGTGCTCATCGATCAAGAGGGCGGCCGCGTCCAGCGCCTGCGCGCGCCCCATTGGACCGAGTTTCCGCCGCCGCTCGATCAGGCGGCAAAAGGCGAGCGCGCGATCTGGCTGCAATATCGCCTGCTCGGACAGGAACTCCACGAGATGGGCATCGATTGCAATTGCGCACCCGGCCTCGACATCGCCTATCCCGAGACCCATCCCTTCTTGCGCAACCGTTGCTTTGGCACCGATGCGGCGACCGTGACCCGAATGGGCCGAGCTGCCGCCGAGGGCCTCCTTGCCGCGGGCGTCCTACCGGTGATGAAACATCTGCCCGGACATGGCCGCGCCCATGTCGACAGCCACCACGATCTGCCGCAGATCGATACGAGCCTAGCTGAACTCGACCAGACCGATTTCGCGCCCTTCCGCGCTTTGTCCGATCTGCCGCTCGCCATGACCTGCCACATCCGCCTGACCGCGCTGGATGAGGCCCCGGCAACCGCCTCGGCCCCGGCGATTCGCCTGATCCGCGAGCGCATCGGCTTCGACGGGCTGCTGATGACCGATGACATCGGCATGAAGGCCCTCTCGGGCACTGCCGGTGAACGCGCCGCCGCCGCGATCCGCGCGGGCTGCGACATCGTCCTCAGCTGCAACGAATCCATCGCTGAGATGGAGGCAATCGTCGCCGCCTCGGGCGATCTCACCCCCGAGGCCGCCCGCCGCGCTGACGCAGCCCTCGCCGCGCGCCGCAGCCCCGAGCCCGCCGATCTCGCCGCACTTCGCGCCGAACTCGCTGCTCTGGGCGGGATCGCCTGA
- a CDS encoding segregation and condensation protein A — MTKVPYLTPVPTETASAAEPVADIGAKARTETGAKTVAERRAEEVLLVDVSGFEGPLDLLLTLARTQKVDLMQISVLDLAEQYLGFVDQARELRIELAADYLVMAAWLAFLKSRLLLPPDPEAEGPSAEDMAAHLAFQLERLDAMREAAARLMARDRLGHQRFARGAPERVTRNRQTQWQAGLLDLMRAYARLRTRDEFRPYAFDRRDVFTMEQALERMRGLIGYVGDWTAIADFLPEGWEDQGPRRRSATAATFAASLELAKQGLIELHQTETFAPISIRRKSPTA; from the coding sequence ATGACCAAAGTGCCCTATCTCACCCCCGTGCCAACGGAGACGGCGTCGGCCGCAGAGCCCGTCGCCGATATCGGCGCGAAAGCACGCACCGAGACCGGCGCGAAGACGGTTGCCGAGCGTCGCGCCGAAGAGGTGCTTCTCGTCGATGTCTCGGGCTTCGAGGGGCCGCTCGATCTGTTGCTGACGCTTGCGCGCACGCAGAAGGTCGATCTCATGCAGATCTCGGTGCTTGATCTTGCCGAGCAATATCTGGGCTTTGTCGATCAGGCCCGCGAGCTCCGGATCGAGCTTGCTGCGGATTATCTCGTCATGGCGGCCTGGCTCGCCTTCCTGAAATCGCGCCTGTTGTTGCCGCCCGATCCCGAGGCCGAAGGCCCCTCGGCCGAGGATATGGCGGCGCATCTTGCCTTCCAACTCGAACGGCTCGATGCGATGCGAGAGGCTGCGGCGCGGCTGATGGCGCGCGACCGCTTGGGCCATCAGCGATTCGCGCGCGGCGCGCCCGAGCGCGTCACCCGCAACCGCCAGACCCAGTGGCAGGCCGGGCTTCTCGATCTGATGCGCGCCTATGCGCGTCTGCGCACCCGTGACGAATTCCGCCCCTATGCCTTCGATCGCCGCGATGTCTTCACCATGGAACAGGCGCTCGAGCGGATGCGCGGCCTGATCGGCTATGTCGGGGACTGGACCGCGATTGCGGATTTCCTGCCCGAAGGCTGGGAGGATCAGGGACCACGCCGGCGCTCGGCCACGGCTGCGACCTTCGCGGCCTCGCTCGAACTTGCCAAACAGGGGCTGATCGAGCTCCATCAGACCGAAACCTTCGCGCCGATCTCGATTCGGCGCAAAAGCCCGACAGCATGA
- the scpB gene encoding SMC-Scp complex subunit ScpB, which produces MSNLTKTSPTPDDAAADADPNRFPPPPLFEQERMVEAILFASNAPMTMRQIAARMPAGCDPAEVIYGLKVRYEGRGVHLGKVGDAWAFRTAGDLGFLMEEDAIENRRLSRAATETLAVIAYHQPVTRAEIEEIRGVTVNRGTLDQLIEMGWVRIGRRRMSPGRPSTFVVTEEFLDHFGLESARDLPGLTELRAAGLLESRPPASALPADLFPERQPEDEPTGPADDLFDDE; this is translated from the coding sequence ATGAGCAATTTGACCAAGACCAGCCCGACCCCAGATGATGCCGCCGCAGACGCGGATCCGAACCGCTTTCCGCCGCCGCCGCTTTTCGAGCAGGAGCGTATGGTCGAGGCGATTCTTTTTGCCTCGAATGCGCCGATGACCATGCGCCAGATCGCCGCGCGGATGCCTGCCGGCTGCGATCCGGCCGAGGTGATCTATGGGCTCAAGGTCCGCTATGAGGGCCGGGGCGTGCATCTGGGCAAGGTCGGCGATGCCTGGGCCTTCCGCACGGCGGGCGATCTTGGTTTCCTGATGGAAGAGGATGCGATCGAGAATCGCCGCCTCTCGCGCGCCGCGACCGAGACCCTCGCGGTAATCGCCTATCACCAGCCCGTCACCCGCGCCGAGATCGAAGAGATCCGGGGCGTGACCGTCAATCGCGGCACACTCGATCAGCTCATCGAAATGGGCTGGGTCCGGATCGGGCGGCGGCGGATGTCGCCGGGGCGGCCCTCGACCTTTGTCGTCACCGAAGAATTTCTCGACCATTTCGGGCTCGAAAGCGCCCGCGATCTGCCCGGATTGACCGAATTGCGCGCGGCCGGGCTGCTCGAATCGCGCCCGCCCGCCTCTGCTTTGCCAGCCGATCTTTTCCCCGAGCGTCAGCCCGAGGACGAGCCGACCGGCCCCGCTGACGACCTTTTTGACGACGAATGA